The Camelus bactrianus isolate YW-2024 breed Bactrian camel chromosome 11, ASM4877302v1, whole genome shotgun sequence genomic interval ATGGGGGACAATTTAAATCAAATAAACATAGTTCTGTGCAAGGGAATTACTGGAGAAtataataaaattcagaaaaatgttCAAGTTATTTAACTGGACTTCAAACTAGACCAGGAGGGTTTAATTCTTCTCTCAAGGCAGCCCATCTACTTCAATGCTTGACACAgccatttagaaaagaaaatcaccttGGAAGGGTGTTCCAATCACTGACATGGGACACAGCTTACAAGGAAAAAAGACCTACTTGTCAAAAACTCTTACCAAGCATCATATGAGGTGTAACTGTAGTTGAGTTAAACGTACTCTCAAAGGAGCCTGATTACCTTCAAAAGAACTATTATTTTGCAGATGTACATGACTTCTTTATCCACGCTCTCTTAGTGTATCCTCACACATGATGAGAAACTCCTTCAGCCCCATGGTGAAAGGGCTCTCACCATCTTTAGAGGAGCTATACTTATCAGAGTCATAAGGCTggtggaagaagagagggaaTGTGGCTGTCAGCCGTTACCCTCTACTAAGAGTCACTAAAGAACTAAACTGGGAAAACTGTTCTATCAAAATTCTCTTTGGCCCTAACTTCCCaagaacacatttaaaatattaaatcaagGTACATCTGTGCTGATTAGATACTTTCAAAACTTACATGTGCACTGATAGCATTTTCAAATACCACACTAAAACTCTCTCTTCTGTGGAAATAGAGCCAACTTTTAAACGTTTCAGGTACTGTATTAAAGTAAAAAATGTCTGCATTAGTTTTCAACCCACTGTTTTATTCTAAGgtaattttactttccttttcactGGTTAAGTACAGTACATTATTCTAACATATTCCAATCACGAGTAGCTTCCATTAAATGTCTCTGCCCATGACCTGCCCAAGCATCCTGATTGTCAAATACTCTGCCACAAAACCAACAGTTAAACTTAGCCTTTAGAACATTTTCAGAGGTAGTTTTCACAATCTGGTAATTGTTTTTGCTCATCTTTTTCAGTGTTAATTTTAGCACAAATCTTTCTTTCACAGAGCTAACCGGCTTAAATGTTTTGTGCCTCTTGGAAAAATCATCGTAACTTGTTTTAGAAGGGTTACAACAAACTGGTTTCAATAAAGCATCAATAGTTCTTTTTGACAATGAAACCTTGAGTACGCGTCCATTAAATTTAGCAATAGTTTTCATTACATTTACTACTTCTGGCGCATCTGCATCAGGATGATTCAGAACTACAACTGGTTGGTTTCTCCTAGGACATTTCACAAGCTGGTTGGAACTAAAGGGGAAAAGCCGCAAAGTTCTGACTGAATCTTTTGAAAGCCTAGGTCTGCTAAACCCAAATGATTCATGGACATCTTCaggctttgctttttctttacaCTTTCTATGTAATGCTTTTTTTCTTGGAGGTTCTTGGTAACTATCCCTACACTTTCGTTTACAGCTTCTGTTTCTAGACACGAAGGCAATTTCAGAATCTTTACTTCTTACTTGAGTTTTTACTCTTGATAACTTTTTTTTCgaagtctttttcctactgaagCCTCTCTCAATTGTACAATTTGTTTTACACCTTAATACCCTGGCTTCTGAATGGTCAGTGATACGTATTGGTTCCTCAGAAGATTCTGGGCATGTTGCAGTGGAAGTTATCACGATTTCATTTGCTGGCATCATATCATCTAGTAAGAAGGGTAAGGCATCTCTAGAAGACTCTGGCTCTTTCTGCTCTCCTCCTGCGGTCTTATTAGATGGTACATTGTCTTTCTGCAATGAGGATGCAGAGTTGCTTACTGACAGGTTATTAGCAGCAGTCACATTTAAAACAGGGTTAAAAATTTTCAGCAAAATTTTTTGTGGTGTTCCTTCAGGTTTCTTTGgctgtatatttttataataagcaCTATTTTGGACTAATTTAGGCTTAAGCAGATCAGTCTTATTTGGCatcacacactttaaaaaaacagcttGTTTGCCATCAGGCAAAAGGGTGTAAAGAGGTGGTTTCGGAAAAATCTTGTTCTGCTGTTTTACTGAATCTGAGATATTCAACTTAGTGCCCTGATGCTCAGATATTACATTAGGAGTAGGAGCAGCTTTCACTGAAGAACCTGCTGGCGTTTTAATAATGTAAGGGCCTTTTAATGACAAAGTATTTTCTGAGCTACTTTTTACACTCAAACAGCTGCCAATGCTCGAACAAAGTGCAGGTGTCAGACAATTACCGTTTggttctacttttaaaaaaggtGTTCTGCCAGGATCCTTAGTTGTGGTTCCAGAAGCCTGAGCACTCTCAGTTTTGACAGCTGAAACACCTTCAAGTTTCCCATTACTAAATGTTAAAATCATCCCAGGTTTCTTGTTtagaagaagagaggcagggacaCCTTGTGTGTTAACCAATGGAAGTGGTCTTCCTGAAACATGTAATCCAGGCTTGTTAGCAATGTGCAATGGTACAAAAAAGCCTTTTGGAGTCTGAACAAATATAGCCTTTTTGGGTTCTGAATTTAGAGGTGGACTCTGCACATATAAAGACCCCAAATTTTGTGTAGTGGCTCGTAGTTTGTCTTTTACAAGCTGCTGTGTTATTATTGCATCTGACTGAGTCTTAAGTAATGTACCAAAGCCAGAAATTCTAGGAGTCTTCTCTGAATCTCTCACATCTTGTGACATTGacaacatttgtttttcttttccactgtgtTTTAAATTCAGATCATTTGTAGGCACATTAATCCCCATACTACCAGATGGAATCGGAAAGAGGCCTTGTACTTTCAAGTCTTTTGAAGATTCAACTATTTTGTCTTCTCCCTCATGCTTCTGAAATGGCTGGTCACAATGAAGTGGAAAGCCTTTATCTGGAGTGTTACCAGAGTCTTGTTTTACATCAGGTTTTGCTTTTAATACTTCTTGAAGTAACTGGTTTACTTCAGGTGGCAGAAATTCTGATGCCTGTTGGCtctggagagagaaaacagatgtGATTCTAGGCATCATAGGTGACTCAATACTAGAAAAGTCACCCCACTTGGGTTTTTCAGTCATGCTCTctaaattttgattttcattagTGAATAGGTTCTGTCCATCAATGTTTTGTCCTTTTTCTAAAACACACTGTTCTTCAATTTCTGCTTGTGTTTTTAAAGTTccatctttattatttaaaagactAATAGATGCCAACAGGCTATCTGGGTTTGAGCTCTCCTTCCTCACTAGCGATAAAACCGATTCACTTATTGGTTGTTGAGTAATGGTCTTGCTTGATGAAGATTCTCTTGGAGGATTTTCACACATTGCTGTTCCTGAAAACCTACGACGTTTATTAGAATTATTCACTTTTGAGTAATTATGAAAAGGTAATGATCCTTGGTTGGAAGAGTCAACAGGTAACTCAGAGTTGACATAATTAATACAATAATTATGCATATCTCCACTGTTGTATGCATTTGGTTTGGTAGCACAGGTGCCTTTGTCTGGACTTTCAATGGCAGTACCTGTTATTTCAGAGTGACACTGAGTAATGTGACTTCCCCATAAGTCAACATTATCTCTTGTTTCCACTTTTGTGGTCAAACTCACTGATGGTGTAATCAATTCTGATGTTGTTGGCAAAGAAGATACACTTTTTTCATCATCCACTGTTTGAAGCAAATTATCTGTTTGAGATAGCAAaggcatttctttttctgaagttcCTTTCCCTGAAATTATAGGAGATGAACATAAAAATGGAGTAGCTGCTTTCATGTAAATCGTGTCATTTAACTCCGCTGTTACTCCTGTCAAAAACGCAGTGGTGTCCAAAGTCTGAGGCTGTAAATTTGCAGTGCTGTCCCTTGCAGCACCTGACTGTGAGCCTGGGGAATACAAATTCTGTTTATTGGTAGGTAACAGCTTTATCACAATATGTTGTTTTCCATCCACCATCTTGAAGCCCATAAACTTAGCACTGTAGTTAGCAGGAATtgttattctattatttttcaccattaaCACTGTAGGTCCTTGTACAGCAGTCTTTAAGAACCCTGAAGTAGAATTTGATCCCTCTTCGGCTCTGTTACACTGCCCAGGAGACAGAAGAGTTGGCTTTTCTGACTCTGACTCAGCAGGTTTATCGTTATTCTCACAGTATAGTCTTTCACCCTTTTCATTATCTAAATGTTCTTGAACAAGATGGCTCTGGTCTTCAGATTTAGCCTGTGTTTTGTTCACCTTTTTAAGCACTTGAGTGTTTTTTTCTATACTTCTGTCACTTCCATTGTTGATTCTCTTACGTTTCCAGAATGTCTTCCTTGATGCACCTATTTTGTATCTTTTCAGTATTAGCTTAAGTCCTGCTGAAGTCTTTGCCATCCTTTTTTCATATATgtctttttccagtttttcttttgcaTATAAATGTTCTTTGTGCAAAGTTATAACATGCCTTACAAGGTACTCTCTCCTGATAGCACCATAGCTACAATATTGACAAGTGAAGGGAAATGTTCCAGAGTGAATATGAAGGTGCTTCTGAAGGTCTCCTTTGGTTAAACAGATATAATGGCATTTATCACATTTATAAAGGATTTCATTATGTCTGTGAAGGTGCTGGACAAATGTGCCAACATCCTGGGTGGAGAACTCACatttttcacattgaaaactaCCATTTACACAATGTGTGGATGAAAAATGCTTTGTCAAGTCTAATAAAGTATATAAATTCTCATTGTTACAAATGCCACATTTTACTAAAGTGATTCTATGAGTTCGTCTGTGTTGTTTAAATACCTGGAAGTCATTTGCTGAAAAACTGCACATTTCACAAGGATATGAAGGTAATTCACCATGGTGCCACATTTGAAAGTGTTTCTGCAAATCATTCGGGCTATATCGAGTGCTATCTCGGCACTTTAAACAGTTGAAATTGAGTATTTTTGCAGACATTTTTATACCCTCTTCTTCAACTCTCTCAGACTTATGGAGCAATATACATTCATCTACACAGCTTACAGTCTTTAAATTGACAGATTTTCTTGCAGTCTGCGGTTTACactgaaataattttctgtatttgtcaACGTCATGTTTCAATAGAATTTCATTTGGAATATTTATCTTcggcaaaataattttcacattttttagtTCATAATGAAAACTACTTTCTGAAATTTTTGGTTTAAGTACTGATCTGAGAGTATCaactatttcatttttcatatcacaatctttttttaaagtagtttggttttcatcaaaaaataaatgttgCTGTTCAGATGGCAtgatttaaccaaaaaaaaatcccaatttctttttttctgaaaacactTGAAGTTACTTGTAATTTAAACAGGAAACAATACTCTGTCGTGACATCTTCAAAATAGCAGGATTTTTCCCACATTAACTCACCTAAAATCAAACAAAGAACAAACATTTTCAACACAGAAGTATCagtaaatttcatattttaagttCATTTGACACAAAGGAAGAATGTTGATCatataaaagatataaaagaacTGTTAAGTATTTTAAGAATAGCTTACCAAGAAGTAATGGTTTGAAGAAGAAATAACACTAATCTGGATCTCAGGAAATACAAGTTTTACTTTTAGCTctgctgtgtgacactgggcaagcttcaacttctctgcacctcagtttcctcatctaaagaAAACCACAACTGGATAAGCACCTTTTGGATAAGCACCTTTAAGCTCtaagatttttatattaaattgatACTATAGTTtttaaacaggattttaaaaatcttaacaaGAGAGCCCTATAAACTTAAGTTCCACTTACAGACACGGTTCCAATTATATACATGTACCATTAACTTTCTCAATTGCTTAGTTGACCTTATATCTATTACCTTGTGAGAATGTCAACAGACCTCTCTGCAGATTTCTACTTCCTTAGTGCATAAGGGATAATTTGCTTAAAACAAAagtttcattcatctaacaacaacaaaaagacactGTCTGCTCGCTCACGTTATCAATACTAACTGTTAAGAACGGAAGAAATTAAAAGGAGTAGCACATATTCCTGGGGTGCTCCTAGTCTATCTACTACCGTTCTTGGTTCCCTACCATTTTGGCTATTTGGCTTTTTTTGTTGCTAGAACTTAGACAGATTTTAGCAAGGAAAGCCCTTAGCAGATTAGAATGACCAGTTTACTATCTGCCTCCAATAGTTCAAACACTTACTGGTTTGTGTTACTCTAGACAAGTTTCAATCTCTgtgtcttagtttcttcatctataaagtgaaaaaaaaaattagtacttCTCCTACCTctttcacagggttgttgtgaggattaaatgacaaaCATGTGTAACGGCATCCTGTACAGCACTATGTAAGTTGTAGCTACCACCATTACTGTATGCGATTACCACATATGAGACATTATGATTCAAGGCACAGAGGAATAGAAAACAGCACAGTGAAATGTGACAATTCATTGCTAAGAATGGAATCTGAGTACTGAAGGTTCAGTAGTAAAAATATCAAACAGCATATTAGAAGAATCACATTTTCTTACTTTCATGGTCTTAAACAGTATACGACTAATAGATATAATTAGGTTAagcttagaagaaaataaagtgttGATTACATTAAGCTTCATCCATAATGTCTATTCAAAAGTCTCTAAATTTCAATTAATCTAAGTAACTAGGAACTTCACTGTTCAAAAAATCCTTTACTAAGGGAATATAActaaaagttaaattattttacattactATTAAGGGGCCCTTtgaatatttctcaaacttaaaACTTTTGGTTAGGTCTAAAAAACACCttctatatttttcaaacatataTGTGCTAACCTGACAATGAATTTATTAGAAGACTTCCAGtttactgaaatttttttaatataccatgcctaatacagtaaaaaaaaattaaattttttactaTATCATTTAAAGCTAAATGTAAAAATTTCttcaaaagtaagaaaaacaataaatggCTAAAAAAAAGCTCAATGATTCCTGGTGGACACTCCACACCAACTGAGAAGATTCTCTACAGAGTATCACattctcaacagtgaaaagcaTCATAATCACCTAGAGCTTTCGCCATACCAGAACCTGGGGTTAGGGCTCAAACATGTGAAACTTTTTAAGCACATCGAGTAATGGTTCTTTTGCATTTGCCAGGATACCATATTGCAGTCATTCTGGACTACCCATACCCAAGCTCTTCTATTACTACATATGATCAAGAGGAGACTGTATCATAGGTTTCATCACGAAAGGCAAGCTGCTTCTTATAGTAATAATACATGTGTCCAAAAATATGTGTAATGCTAAAAGATGACAGATTTTgataatatttctaaatatcaaCAATTTCATATCAAAATATCTatacaatttaaaacttttttgcaAGAAAACACATATGCTGAAGTCTGACGATCAGCATGATTTAAATAACTCAATCAACCtaataccaaaacaaacaaacaaacaaaaaaaactactaTAAATATGATTGATGCATTTTGATGAGTACTGTGGAGAGATTCAAAACCATGGTCCCTACCTTTAATTGCAGCTTGCAATCTAAAGGAAGAGGCAGGACATATACATTAATACAGTGTTTATTCAGTTGACCATCCAGCAACCTCAAGCTTCTGGTAtacaaaaaaaacagaaaaaaattaagtcgGATGCATGGCAGCCAAAACAGATGCCACAAAGTTTACCCATTAAAGTGCACACACCCTTTCCTCACTGGCAAAACAATGCTGAAAAAAGAGACCACCTTATTAAGAAATCCACTTAGCTTTTACTTAAGTTTGATAACTGCTAAATAATTTATGTTgaatgtcattattttttatatttagtgtATGATGTGTATACGACAGTATCAAGAGAGTTTGTGTATTTTAAGTATCTGGGGGGTTACCTGCCCTCACATTTTAAGTTTGGAGGATCTCTTTGTCTTCAGCTATGTTCAACCTACTTTATGTGGCAGCAATCAGATTCATGGTAGCAAATTATACTAGGGTTGCCACCTATGGGGAAAAATGTATTGTATATTGTAAACAGCTcagataatattaaaaaaaggaaagaaattttattATAACTTTAATCTTCCAAACCTATTAGCTAATCCTCTTTTCACTGTAGACCAGTCTCTACTTCTTACCAATAACGATTACTGATTTTAAATCTCCTATTTAAATTACTACCTCCTATCTATGTATTATTACCTCAATAAGACTTGACCACCATCTCCTCAAGCCTTAAATAACAATACTATTTTTTTAAGGTATGATTGGCCCTTTAAAGTAACCAGAAAAGTTTGCTGCATCAAGAAGGCAACTTTAGTCATTTGATTTTCTCCCTCTCCCAACTGCCCAGTAAACACAAACCAAAATATGTAATTTAGAAAATCCTACAAAATGGCAAGAAACACAATTCAATGCACATGCCATACTGTGTTTAGAGAGAAAAAGtccagagagagaagtgtgaaAACAAATGCTGGCCCAGTCCCAAGCACCACTTTTAAAGAAGGgacattcattcaaccaatattcAATGAATGTATTATCTACCATGCCCTAATTAAGGAAGTAGCAATTCCACCCACTCCCTCCTCTGAACATACCTTGGGAGAGAAGTAAGGGCTTGACAGGAAGATTGTGTGAAGAAGCCCTTTGGGGTGACAGAAGGCTTGGGCTGAGGTATGGGAAGAGAATGAATCCAGAGCTTTGAGCTGGGTCCAGAGACCAGACAGAGTTGGGGGTTGCTAGCACCAGCTGTCAGGAGAGAAGTAAAGAGGAAAAGTTATTTCTGAACAGAGATACATCTTTCTATATCCATGGCTATCTTCTGTTTTAGAATTCTGTCCTTTCTCCACACAAGTAAACTATTATTTCTAAGCTATCACATTAGTGTTCCCCAATCCATCTAACCAAAACAACTGAGAAAATTTGGGTTTATTCTCTAAGAATACATCTCAACTCCCAATGCCATCAAAAAGGATAAGCATGCAAAAACATCAGTGGATGCAGCagctcaaaaaaggaaaaatgatctgAACACTCAGAGAAACCTTTTGCCCATTCTCCCATCCAGCAGTGAAAAACAGTAGCTACAATGAAAGTtactgcagggggaaaaaaaagaaaacttgaaaaaaaaaatcaataattattGGAAATCTCAGTAAGACCTCAGCTAAtatactgagaaaaaagaacatacTGATGTGAAAGAGAGAACAAAGTAAATGGAGGGAGAAATAATGACtttgaaaacaagagaaaaaattacATTGAGTTGTTTTTTATTAAAGGCTTGAATTTTCAAAATCAAAGACTCTCCAAATGCCAGGCAAGATTACTAGTGGGAGAGTATAAAACTCAACATCCATAACTTATCCCAGTAAAACGTTTgagtttaaaagataaaaatgaaatgctaCCCAGAAAGGGTGGAGAGGGAGCTACCTAAAAAGATACACACAAAACTAACTTTAATCAGACATCAACATTAAGTAGACATTTCACTCACAATTCTAAATGCTACAAGACAATGAAATAACATAGAGTTCTGAGGGAGAATAACCCAGGAATTAATTCTACACCCAGGAAAACTCTCATATATGAGGGGAAAAACACAATTTTAGTATGCAACGATTCAGAGAATATATTACATACGTACACtagaaaaaagttttaagtaaATACTTCAGTAGAAACCAAATTTCTATaagaaaaatgaactaaaaaGAGAAATGTGATATAAAAGAAACAGCTGTCAACAATAAGATCTACAAAAGAGatgtaaatattttgtaaacaCAGTTATTAAGAAAGCAGGAAAGACTTGAGAAGAGAAACATCTGCAAAGTGACAAACTGTAAGCAGcccttaaagaaaaattaacaatgGAAAACAGAAGAGGCAACAATGGCAACAAAATTCTAGATGCTGGAAAGCAGATAAGTAAGTAGTAAAATGACCTTGTAGACCCAAGAAAACAATCCCAGGCAGACAGTGGGGAAAACCAGGAACTAACCCATTTTACACTCTGAATCTTCAAAAGACTTAGGAACTGGCAGCACCAAGTAATTCTGaaatgggaggaagggaggaagaggctaaaataaagagaaatttggagaaagctgctTGAGTTTTGGTTAGATGCTAAGAttcctttccccaccccaccGTGCTAAGTGACTGCTGTTCCCCCACCACAGCAGAAGTCTGGACCCTTATTCTCTGCAGCAAGTAAAACAGAATCCCAGAAATAGAGGATACCAGACACAGCTGAGAGGATGGGTACAATACAGAAAGCTAGAGGATTAAATGACCACATACGTAAGAGACACGAAccatcccctccccccatatCCCCCTTCTAGGTTGGCTCCTAGGCTAAAATGGTGCTACTAAAAATGTGGCCTGCTGATAGTCCATTAACTATTTGCCACCATCCACGACAAGATATGTTCAGAAACTGACAGTAGGCATTTAGAAACTATAACAGCAACTTTACAGTGTTAAGTTTACATCTGCTGAATCTAACAATAAAAATTTGGACTTGGGTTTTATatgccttctttttaaaatttcattttctagtaATAAAAGCATTATGATATACTAATTATAGAAACACAGGTTGACATAACCTTCACAAAGAACAGTTTGCAGTTATTATACTGTtgcataaattatttattataagtATTGTAATCATTTACATAAAATgatataaacataaacataaatacaATCATACCTACATCTACATATAAGCCTGGGGGAAAAGTACATAACTTCTGATTCGCTTCTAGAAATCTATCCTAAAGGTAACAATCAGAGATGTTCACAGGAGCATTGTctacaaaattacaaaattaaaaataactagaggtccaccaataaataaattatggtatttctatccaatagaatattattcaatttttaaaacaatattgtaAAGCCACATTTATTAATAGGAAGATATCTAAGACACAGTAAgtggtgaaaaaaacaaaacaaacagtagACATACTAGGATTTAATTTGTTTAACTGTTGATAAATGGATAGAGAATAGATGGACAAACTGACACATGGACCCATACAAGTTTTCAGTAAAAAGTCAAGAATACACACATAAAAATGCTTATATTACTGGTTATCCTTAGGTCAGTGTTTCTTAAAATGTTGTCCTTGGATTACCAGGGCTTCCACACTGGCATACTTTCTTATCATTAGCACAAGCAAATAGCTTACATTTGGACGTAACAAGAAGGACAACCTCTTTGTCCCTAGACCACATCGTTAAGAAACTTTATCAAAAAGTGGCCTAAAGCCGTGAAACTTGAAATTCTCAAACAAAGTAACTTACTTTGTGgtaaaccaactgagtttttccTGAACAAACTCAAAATAGTAAACTTGAGCCAGTACAAAATTGATGAATGTAGACACTAAAGGTGCAATtaaacaaaacaggtatcatgcAACGCTGCACTCCTCTTACCAACACACAGGTACCCAATCACACCACCACAGAAAAGACTAACAGCTACAAAGCTAATGGCAAACACAGTACTCAGAGAATGAAGAACTACACTTTAGGTGTCACTATACTTTATAAATTCACgctataaagagaaaatttttgtttatttaacaatTTATTTGAGAGTCATGAGGTTACTGAAGAAGTAAGTAAAGGGAGCTGGCATCACCGGAATAGCAGTTAAGTGCATTGTTGTTAAGCAAATAAAAagttacatgtattttatatacaaaacaaGTGGTATTCAACTAATAATATGATTCCCAATCTTGGTACATtgataaaagaaagtaaaaattgtaACATCAatctaaatttgatttttttcctatatactatacaaagaaataaatagtTAAGTATTATATTGAACTACACTTGCATTAGGTAAGCATATTATTCTTTAATAAAGTACTGGCTTTCATCTGacaaattttatttagaattttcttttttgatgctaTCATTAACAGTTTTGGTACTGGTATTATGAAGAATTTATAAATGAATCAGGTGTCTTCCATCATTTCATCTGCTCTGGAATAATTCACTAAACATGAGACTTGGCTGCTCTTGAAAATTACATAGACTGTAAAAACACACTATATGGGCCTGGTACCTCTTTAGATTTTTACACAGTACAATCTTTGCAAGTTCTTCTATGGTTTCTGGGATCTTTAAGTTTTCTACTGCTTGAGTAACTTTTGGCAATTTATGCTTTCCTTGAAAATAATCAATTTCCTTCACATTTTCTTAGTATACTCCCATAAACCTTACTTTTAACAATCtatcttacagaaataaaagcacaacatatagatatataatcAGTATCACTTAAATGTCTATGAATaggaaaatgataaattaaataaaagaatacccacatgaaaacataaagaaagaGGTATACGTATTGAATTGACTTAGAA includes:
- the ZNF518A gene encoding zinc finger protein 518A, with amino-acid sequence MPSEQQHLFFDENQTTLKKDCDMKNEIVDTLRSVLKPKISESSFHYELKNVKIILPKINIPNEILLKHDVDKYRKLFQCKPQTARKSVNLKTVSCVDECILLHKSERVEEEGIKMSAKILNFNCLKCRDSTRYSPNDLQKHFQMWHHGELPSYPCEMCSFSANDFQVFKQHRRTHRITLVKCGICNNENLYTLLDLTKHFSSTHCVNGSFQCEKCEFSTQDVGTFVQHLHRHNEILYKCDKCHYICLTKGDLQKHLHIHSGTFPFTCQYCSYGAIRREYLVRHVITLHKEHLYAKEKLEKDIYEKRMAKTSAGLKLILKRYKIGASRKTFWKRKRINNGSDRSIEKNTQVLKKVNKTQAKSEDQSHLVQEHLDNEKGERLYCENNDKPAESESEKPTLLSPGQCNRAEEGSNSTSGFLKTAVQGPTVLMVKNNRITIPANYSAKFMGFKMVDGKQHIVIKLLPTNKQNLYSPGSQSGAARDSTANLQPQTLDTTAFLTGVTAELNDTIYMKAATPFLCSSPIISGKGTSEKEMPLLSQTDNLLQTVDDEKSVSSLPTTSELITPSVSLTTKVETRDNVDLWGSHITQCHSEITGTAIESPDKGTCATKPNAYNSGDMHNYCINYVNSELPVDSSNQGSLPFHNYSKVNNSNKRRRFSGTAMCENPPRESSSSKTITQQPISESVLSLVRKESSNPDSLLASISLLNNKDGTLKTQAEIEEQCVLEKGQNIDGQNLFTNENQNLESMTEKPKWGDFSSIESPMMPRITSVFSLQSQQASEFLPPEVNQLLQEVLKAKPDVKQDSGNTPDKGFPLHCDQPFQKHEGEDKIVESSKDLKVQGLFPIPSGSMGINVPTNDLNLKHSGKEKQMLSMSQDVRDSEKTPRISGFGTLLKTQSDAIITQQLVKDKLRATTQNLGSLYVQSPPLNSEPKKAIFVQTPKGFFVPLHIANKPGLHVSGRPLPLVNTQGVPASLLLNKKPGMILTFSNGKLEGVSAVKTESAQASGTTTKDPGRTPFLKVEPNGNCLTPALCSSIGSCLSVKSSSENTLSLKGPYIIKTPAGSSVKAAPTPNVISEHQGTKLNISDSVKQQNKIFPKPPLYTLLPDGKQAVFLKCVMPNKTDLLKPKLVQNSAYYKNIQPKKPEGTPQKILLKIFNPVLNVTAANNLSVSNSASSLQKDNVPSNKTAGGEQKEPESSRDALPFLLDDMMPANEIVITSTATCPESSEEPIRITDHSEARVLRCKTNCTIERGFSRKKTSKKKLSRVKTQVRSKDSEIAFVSRNRSCKRKCRDSYQEPPRKKALHRKCKEKAKPEDVHESFGFSRPRLSKDSVRTLRLFPFSSNQLVKCPRRNQPVVVLNHPDADAPEVVNVMKTIAKFNGRVLKVSLSKRTIDALLKPVCCNPSKTSYDDFSKRHKTFKPVSSVKERFVLKLTLKKMSKNNYQIVKTTSENVLKAKFNCWFCGRVFDNQDAWAGHGQRHLMEATRDWNMLE